In the Candidatus Binatia bacterium genome, one interval contains:
- a CDS encoding DUF2249 domain-containing protein, which produces MTVKTTIDVRNTPPPQRHPLIFQTWASLQPGEAFLLVNDHDPKPLYYQFKYEHEGQFSWEYLQQGPDVWEVRVGKTA; this is translated from the coding sequence ATGACCGTCAAGACCACCATAGATGTCCGCAACACGCCGCCCCCGCAGCGCCATCCCTTGATCTTCCAGACCTGGGCGTCGTTACAGCCTGGTGAAGCCTTCTTGCTCGTCAACGACCACGACCCGAAGCCCCTGTACTACCAGTTCAAGTACGAGCACGAGGGGCAGTTCTCATGGGAGTACTTGCAGCAGGGACCGGACGTCTGGGAAGTGCGGGTAGGGAAAACGGCGTGA